TGTAATTGCCCGGGGGATTCTTTGCGCTTGAAAGCTCAGGGACAGACATCAGGCTTGATTGCATATGCTTATTTTACGGATGCAAATCTGAATTCAGTATCGGTAGGAGCCGCGTCCCAATCGGTGAACTATGGAACAGCAGCATTCGTTACTTATACAGTAGGTGTCAGGGCAACCGGAGGAGGATCAGGGCCTACCAACGTAACCTTAACTGCTACAGGTCTGCCTGTTGGAGTAACTTTTTCCTGGAGCAGTAGTTCACCGAATTTTGTAGCACCTAATATTATAAATTTTACTGCAGCAGCTACTATCGATGTTACACTTACAGTAGCTGTTCAAAATAATACAAATGTTCCGGCCTCCCCTTCCTTTACGGTGACTGCAACTGCAGGTGCAACTACCAGGTCGGGCAACGGCACTTTAACCATAAACCGTAAGACCGTTACAGGTAGTATAACAGCTTCTGATAAGGTTTATGATGGGAATGCAGCAGCTGCAATCAGCCTGCTTCCACTGACGGGCGTTTTATTTGGTGATGACGTATCGCTTTCCGGTGGCACAGCCACATTTGCAGATAAAAATATCGGTACTAAAACGGTTACTGCAACCGGGCTCACTTTAAGTGGGTCCAAAGCAGGTAATTATATCCTGAGCAGCACTACTGCCACTACAACGGCAACTATTACAGCAAAGCCACTCACCGCTGCCTTTACTATTGCTGACAAGCTTTATGATGGTGGTTCCACCGCCACTATTACTGACCGTCAACTGACCGGTGTAATAAGCGGTGAAGGGAATAAAGTGGACCTTACGGGTGGTGTAGCGACGTTTTCGGATAAGCATGTTGGAGCTGGCAAAACCGTTACTGTTACCAGTCCAATGAGCCTGACCGGCGCAAACTCCGGCAACTATGTTATCGGCACAATAGCTGCCGGCACAGCCAGTATTACTCCCCGGGGGTTGACTGTAACTGCCCAAACAGATAATCGTGTTTATAATGGCACAACGAGTTCAGCCGTGGCACCCATAGTAGCTTCATTGCAAACCGGGGATGTAATTGGTACTGCCCCGACACAGGTGTATGACACCAGGAATGTAGGCACAAACAAAACATTAACAGCTTCCGGTCTTGTAATCAACGATGGCAATGGGGGTAATAATTACACAGTTACCTATGCAACCAACACTGCCGGGGTGATCAGCGCCAGGGACATCCATGTAACAGCCC
This region of Paraflavitalea devenefica genomic DNA includes:
- a CDS encoding YDG domain-containing protein, yielding MIAYAYFTDANLNSVSVGAASQSVNYGTAAFVTYTVGVRATGGGSGPTNVTLTATGLPVGVTFSWSSSSPNFVAPNIINFTAAATIDVTLTVAVQNNTNVPASPSFTVTATAGATTRSGNGTLTINRKTVTGSITASDKVYDGNAAAAISLLPLTGVLFGDDVSLSGGTATFADKNIGTKTVTATGLTLSGSKAGNYILSSTTATTTATITAKPLTAAFTIADKLYDGGSTATITDRQLTGVISGEGNKVDLTGGVATFSDKHVGAGKTVTVTSPMSLTGANSGNYVIGTIAAGTASITPRGLTVTAQTDNRVYNGTTSSAVAPIVASLQTGDVIGTAPTQVYDTRNVGTNKTLTASGLVINDGNGGNNYTVTYATNTAGVISARDIHVTAQPDNRIYNGTTSSAVAPVVDPLQTGDVIGTAPTQVYDTRNVGTNKSLIASGLMISDGNSGNNYNILYSPDNTGVISVRDIHVTAQTDSRIYNGTTSSAVAPVVDPVQTGDAIGTAPTQVFDTRNVGTNKSLIASGLMINDGNSGNNYNILYSPDNTGVISAR